A window of Kyrpidia spormannii genomic DNA:
GCGTGACCACCCTGGATTCGGTGACAACCGAAGATATCGAGCAGTGCGATATCGTCCATATTTTCAACGCATCCCGCACCGCCGTTCCGTTTGTCGAAAAGTTCGGCGTTCCGGAGAAACCGATGGTCATCACTTTCACCGGAACGGATGTCAATGAAGAGATGAAACGACCCCGGGAGCGCAGAAAGATTGTAGAGGTCGCCTGCCGGGCTCGGCAGCTCATTTTTCTCACCGCCGACGCCCTGCAAGGGTTTTGTATACAATGCCCGGAACTAAAGAACCATTGTGTGCATATCCCCCTGGGGATCGACGTGCCGCCCGGCCGGGGGTACGACAGGTCTAGGTGGGGATGGCGGGAAGAAGAAGTGGTGTTTTTTCTCCCGGCTGGACTGCGGCCGGTCAAGAGGCCCTTATACGCCTTGAAGCCTTTAGCCCGGCTTTACCGGGAAGGCTTACCCGTTCGCCTTTGCTTGGCGGGGGCGGTGTTTGACCTCGATCTGTTAAGGCAGGTGGAAACAGAAGCGGAGATGAGGCCGTGGTTTCAGTGGCTGGGCGCCGTGCCCCACCGGGAGGTGGGGGACCTCTATCGATGCGCCGATGTGGTCCTCAACACCTCCACCTCGGAAGGTCTCTCCCACGCGCTCCTTGAAGCGATGGCTGCGGGGAGAGCGGTGATGGCCTCCCGGGTACCGGGAAACCGCGATTTGATCCGCCACGGAGAAGACGGCCTGCTGTATGAAGATGCGGAGGAATTTCTGGCATCGGCCCGGCAGTTGGCCCTGGATCCCGAGTGGCGGGAATCTCTCGGGCAGCGGGCCGCCACACGAGTAGCCCGGGAGTTCTCGCCGGTTGTCGAGCGGGACCGCTACGCGCAGCTCTACCGCCGCCTGGTCCTTTCACCTTGCGCATCGGGTCAGGTGGCTCCGTAAGCCGAGATAACAGTCACCGCTCCTCAAAGATCCACACGTGAAATCGGTGAGCCCCCAGATCTGCTCGGCGGGCGGCCCACTGCCGGAGCAGGTTGAGTTGCGGTGGCAACAAAAACCTTTCTTTGTCACCCTCCTCGTGATGAGCATCACCTTCAGCCATCGCCCCGCGCCCCTCGGCGGGGCTCACGATTTCAACCCTTTCGCCGGTCGGGGCCGGCGAATCGACGGTGGCCGCCACACCCTGGGCCGCCTGTAAAGAACCACACAAGACCTCTTCGACAAACAGATTCGGTTGGTCCCACCCTTCCCAGAGACTCCAGCTGGAGACCGCGCCGCCGGGCAACTCTTTCATCTCTTTCTTGAGGGATGGAAGAGCCGCCCGAAAGGCGCGTT
This region includes:
- a CDS encoding glycosyltransferase is translated as MSILIVLPVPSPPAGGNWVFSDRLRRHLAEVNLHVRVTTLDSVTTEDIEQCDIVHIFNASRTAVPFVEKFGVPEKPMVITFTGTDVNEEMKRPRERRKIVEVACRARQLIFLTADALQGFCIQCPELKNHCVHIPLGIDVPPGRGYDRSRWGWREEEVVFFLPAGLRPVKRPLYALKPLARLYREGLPVRLCLAGAVFDLDLLRQVETEAEMRPWFQWLGAVPHREVGDLYRCADVVLNTSTSEGLSHALLEAMAAGRAVMASRVPGNRDLIRHGEDGLLYEDAEEFLASARQLALDPEWRESLGQRAATRVAREFSPVVERDRYAQLYRRLVLSPCASGQVAP